A region of Vigna radiata var. radiata cultivar VC1973A chromosome 10, Vradiata_ver6, whole genome shotgun sequence DNA encodes the following proteins:
- the LOC106775752 gene encoding helicase-like transcription factor CHR28 isoform X7 gives MVQKETSSLYCSGGILADDQGLGKTVSTIALILKERPALVNKCNIAKKSELETLNLDADDDQLPETGLVNNESNMVQDLSCINPNKKMNLSVHVKGRPSAGTLVVCPTSVLRQWDEELHSKVTGKANLSVLVYHGSNRTKDPYELAKHDVVLTTYSIVSMEVPKQPLVDKDDEEKGAYDDPAVSSKKRKCPSSSKSSKKGLDSAMLDSVARPLAKVAWFRVVLDEAQSIKNHRTQVARACWGLRAKRRWCLSGTPIQNAIDDLYSYFRFLRYDPYAVYTSFCSTIKIPISKSPSKGYRKLQAVLKTIMLRRTKGTLLDGEPIISLPPKSVELKKVEFSQEERDFYSRLEADSRAQFQEYADAGTVKQNYVNILLMLLRLRQACDHPLLVKRYNSNSLWKSSVEMAKKLTQEKRLSLLNCLEACLALCGICNDPPEDAVVSVCGHVFCNQCICEHLTSDDNQCPTTNCKIRLSMSSVFSKVTLNSSFSDQACDNLPGYSGCEVDESEFYSESQPYNSSKIRAALEVLQSLSRPQCCAPQSNSVHSMPEDTTGGLGSSSCDQMKSSNECPENQNVLERSSDDSVGGEKAIVFSQWTRMLDLLEACLKNSSIQYRRLDGTMSVSARDKAVKDFNTLPEVSVMIMSLKAASLGLNMVAACHVLMLDLWWNPTTEDQAIDRAHRIGQTRPVTVLRLTVRDTVEDRILALQHKKRKMVASAFGEDGTGGRQSRLTVDDLKYLFMM, from the exons ATGGTTCAGAAGGAAACTTCAAGTTTGTACTGTTCTGGAGGAATTCTTGCAGATGATCAG GGTCTTGGAAAAACAGTGTCGACCATTGCTTTAATATTAAAGGAAAGACCTGCATTGGTGAATAAATGCAACATTGCAAAGAAAAGTGAATTAGAAACTTTGAACCTGGATGCAGATGATGATCAGCTTCCTGAGACTGGCCTAGTGAATAATGAATCTAATATGGTTCAGGATCTGTCTTGTATAAAtccaaacaaaaaaatgaatttgtcaGTGCATGTAAAAGGAAGGCCGTCTGCTGGAACCCTCGTTGTTTGTCCAACTAGTGTCTTGCGGCAATGGGATGAAGAGTTGCACAGTAAGGTAACTGGCAAAGCAAATCTTTCTGTCCTAGTGTACCATGGTAGCAATCGAACAAAAGATCCTTATGAGCTTGCCAAGCATGATGTTGTTCTGACGACTTATTCAATTGTCAGCATGGAGGTCCCTAAGCAGCCTCTAGTTGACaaagatgatgaagaaaaaggagcTTATGATGATCCTGCAGTATCAAGCAAGAAAAGGAAATGCCCTTCTAGTTCTAAAAGTAGCAAGAAGGGATTGGACTCTGCGATGCTTGACTCTGTTGCTCGTCCTCTTGCAAAAGTGGCTTGGTTTAGAGTTGTCCTGGATGAGGCCCAGAGTATCAAGAACCACAGAACTCAGGTTGCAAGGGCTTGTTGGGGTCTTAGGGCAAAGCGGAGATGGTGCTTATCAGGGACTCCCATCCAGAATGCAATTGATGATCTCTATAGCTACTTCAGATTTTTAAGATATGATCCTTATGCCGTGTACACATCATTCTGTTCCACAATTAAGATCCCAATCAGCAAAAGTCCATCGAAAGGATATAGAAAGCTACAAGCTGTCTTAAAAACAATCATGTTACGTCGCACAAAAG GCACACTTCTTGATGGGGAACCTATCATTTCCTTGCCACCTAAATCTGTAGAGTTGAAAAAAGTGGAATTTTCACAGGAGGAACGTGATTTCTATTCTAGACTAGAGGCTGATTCCCGAGCACAGTTTCAG GAATATGCTGATGCTGGAACTGTGAAGCAAAATTATGTTAACATTTTATTGATGCTTTTGCGCCTTAGACAAGCATGCGATCATCCCCTGCTTGTCAAGCGTTACAATTCTAACTCTCTCTGGAAATCCTCAGTTGAGATGGCTAAGAAGCTTACTCAGGAAAAGCGATTATCTCTTTTAAATTGTTTGGAAGCTTGTTTGGCCCTCTGCGGTATCTGTAAT GATCCTCCTGAAGATGCTGTTGTTTCAGTTTGTGGTCATGTTTTTTGTAACCAGTGCATTTGCGAACATCTTACTAGTGATGACAATCAGTGCCCTACTACAAACTGCAAAATTCGATTAAGCATGTCTTCAGTGTTCTCCAAAGTCACATTGAATAGTTCTTTTTCTGATCAGGCTTGTGATAATTTGCCTGGTTACTCTGGTTGTGAAGTGGATGAATCGGAGTTTTATTCTGAGAGTCAGCCATATAATTCTTCAAAAATTAGGGCTGCACTTGAGGTGTTGCAGTCTTTGTCTAGACCACAATGCTGTGCTCCCCAAAGCAATTCTGTGCATAGCATGCCGGAGGATACTACTGGTGGCCTCGGCAGCTCATCTTGTGACCAAATGAAATCCTCAAATGAATGTCCTGAGAACCAAAATGTGTTAGAGAGAAGCTCTGATGATTCAGTTGGTGGTGAGAAAGCTATAGTGTTTTCTCAGTGGACTAGGATGCTAGATTTACTTGAAGCATGTCTTAAGAATTCTTCAATCCAGTATAGAAGACTTGATGGAACAATGTCTGTCTCGGCAAGGGATAAAGCTGTTAAAGATTTTAACACTCTCCCTGAG GTTTCAGTCATGATTATGTCTTTGAAGGCTGCTAGTCTTGGTCTGAATATGGTTGCTGCCTGCCATGTTCTTATGCTTGATCTTTGGTGGAATCCTACAACTGAAGATCAGGCTATAGACAGAGCGCATCGTATTGGACAGACCCGTCCTGTCACAGTCTTACGGTTAACTGTTAGAGATACAGTTGAAGACCGTATTTTAGCTCTGCAG
- the LOC106775752 gene encoding helicase-like transcription factor CHR28 isoform X3 produces the protein MMADEGFGYACFLDGDGNAADDDKFCIDLETVMSVLDEDTDPSESSPEDFSLKNISPGESGIHDNFLLQNGNSVLECEHENQGPSPQTFSSPNALAGGYMDHEGDDFYFTERTGVSNCEMPAYIGTRFPDPEVNSTNVVVCEDSLKRNMWKCGNDNPIKHVGYGADSEPASHGSIIENIDVKFDDYETYTQEITEPYGKQENDSCTSFERSFVDADRSSYVATSTDSSICQGSNVPNDFSNYYPSFNIYQGMDDRPAVANASDCLFNGAYSHVWENENVTRNTKVNKMELFTDTSGVVRSILGGGISFQDNQYTFEDSKYASCFPGNVLFEDSAPVQHSTCASYISSAGQSLNVKTDRDGLIIPYQNPAHSDDVEFNVGQEMKQQPGTFPAVGSQGNDLLKCEDCVTFTRTEKAKYYQDAIGGAANYFPGIMGDLNLKPFDKSLYNLQTSIASGKLYNCVMTEGEGKLIEHKSIDSQLSKGSTDKSNIEDESDVCIIEDISHPAPVSRSAEIGNSLNTLQSSRGVYTQSSMVGVMRPKARDEQYILRVALQDLSQPKSEVSPPDGLLAVPLLRHQRIALSWMVQKETSSLYCSGGILADDQGLGKTVSTIALILKERPALVNKCNIAKKSELETLNLDADDDQLPETGLVNNESNMVQDLSCINPNKKMNLSVHVKGRPSAGTLVVCPTSVLRQWDEELHSKVTGKANLSVLVYHGSNRTKDPYELAKHDVVLTTYSIVSMEVPKQPLVDKDDEEKGAYDDPAVSSKKRKCPSSSKSSKKGLDSAMLDSVARPLAKVAWFRVVLDEAQSIKNHRTQVARACWGLRAKRRWCLSGTPIQNAIDDLYSYFRFLRYDPYAVYTSFCSTIKIPISKSPSKGYRKLQAVLKTIMLRRTKGTLLDGEPIISLPPKSVELKKVEFSQEERDFYSRLEADSRAQFQDPPEDAVVSVCGHVFCNQCICEHLTSDDNQCPTTNCKIRLSMSSVFSKVTLNSSFSDQACDNLPGYSGCEVDESEFYSESQPYNSSKIRAALEVLQSLSRPQCCAPQSNSVHSMPEDTTGGLGSSSCDQMKSSNECPENQNVLERSSDDSVGGEKAIVFSQWTRMLDLLEACLKNSSIQYRRLDGTMSVSARDKAVKDFNTLPEVSVMIMSLKAASLGLNMVAACHVLMLDLWWNPTTEDQAIDRAHRIGQTRPVTVLRLTVRDTVEDRILALQHKKRKMVASAFGEDGTGGRQSRLTVDDLKYLFMM, from the exons ATGATGGCGGATGAGGGATTCGGCTACGCGTGCTTCTTGGACGGTGACGGTAACGCCGCCGATGACGACAAGTTTTGCATCGATCTGGAAACCGTTATGAGCGTTCTCGACGAGGACACCGATCCCTCCGAG AGTAGTCCCGAGgatttttcattgaaaaatatatcacCTGGTGAATCTGGCATCCATGATAATTTTCTACTTCAAAATG GGAATTCTGTGCTTGAATGTGAACATGAAAACCAGGGACCTTCACCACAGACTTTCTCTTCCCCAAATGCTCTTGCTGGCGGTTACATGGACCATGAAGGTGATGATTTTTACTTCACAGAAAGGACAGGAGTTTCCAATTGTGAGATGCCCGCTTACATAGGCACAAGGTTCCCTGATCCTGAGGTGAATTCAACCAATGTAGTTGTATGTGAAGATAGTTTGAAACGGAATATGTGGAAGTGTGGAAATGATAACCCAATCAAGCATGTAGGATATGGTGCAGACTCTGAAC CTGCTTCACATGGCTCTATCATTGAGAATATTGATGTAAAATTTGATGATTATGAAACCTATACGCAAGAGATCACTGAACCTTATGGTAAACAGGAAAATGACTCATGTACATCGTTTGAAAGATCGTTTGTTGATGCCGATAGATCGTCTTATGTTGCAACTTCAACTGATTCCTCTATTTGTCAAGGTTCCAATGTTCCCAATGATTTTAGTAACTATTAtccttcttttaatatttaccAAGGTATGGATGATAGACCTGCTGTTGCCAACGCTTCTGATTGTTTGTTTAATGGTGCTTATTCTCACGTgtgggaaaatgaaaatgtgacGCGGAACACGAAGGTTAATAAGATGGAGTTATTTACTGATACAAGTGGTGTAGTGCGCTCCATTCTCGGTGGGGGGATATCTTTTCAAGATAATCAATATACGTTCGAAGATAGTAAATATGCATCGTGTTTTCCTGGTAATGTTCTCTTTGAAGACAGTGCACCAGTACAACACTCAACTTGTGCTTCATATATTTCAAGTGCAGGTCAATCACTTAATGTCAAAACTGATAGAGATGGACTGATTATACCTTACCAAAATCCTGCTCACAGTGATGATGTTGAGTTCAATGTAGGTCAAGAGATGAAACAACAACCTGGAACTTTTCCTGCTGTTGGATCTCAGGGTAATGATTTGTTGAAGTGTGAGGATTGTGTTACATTCACAAGGACCGAGAAAGCCAAATATTATCAAGACGCTATTGGTGGAGCTGCCAATTACTTTCCAGGAATTATGggagatttaaatttaaaaccatTTGACAAATCTTTGTATAATCTCCAGACGTCAATTGCCAGTGGGAAGCTGTATAATTGTGTTATGACTGAAGGAGAGGGAAAATTAATTGAACATAAAAGTATTGATTCTCAGCTTTCAAAAGGAAGTACCGACAAATCCAATATTGAGGATGAATCTGATGTTTGCATTATTGAAGACATCAGTCACCCTGCACCTGTAAGTCGATCAGCAGAGATTGGGAATTCCCTCAACACATTACAATCTTCTAGAGGTGTTTATACTCAGTCTTCTATGGTGGGAGTTATGAGACCTAAGGCACGTGATGAGCAGTACATATTACGAGTTGCATTGCAG GATCTTTCCCAACCAAAATCAGAGGTTAGTCCACCAGATGGACTGCTGGCAGTTCCTCTTTTACGACATCAG AGAATTGCTTTATCATGGATGGTTCAGAAGGAAACTTCAAGTTTGTACTGTTCTGGAGGAATTCTTGCAGATGATCAG GGTCTTGGAAAAACAGTGTCGACCATTGCTTTAATATTAAAGGAAAGACCTGCATTGGTGAATAAATGCAACATTGCAAAGAAAAGTGAATTAGAAACTTTGAACCTGGATGCAGATGATGATCAGCTTCCTGAGACTGGCCTAGTGAATAATGAATCTAATATGGTTCAGGATCTGTCTTGTATAAAtccaaacaaaaaaatgaatttgtcaGTGCATGTAAAAGGAAGGCCGTCTGCTGGAACCCTCGTTGTTTGTCCAACTAGTGTCTTGCGGCAATGGGATGAAGAGTTGCACAGTAAGGTAACTGGCAAAGCAAATCTTTCTGTCCTAGTGTACCATGGTAGCAATCGAACAAAAGATCCTTATGAGCTTGCCAAGCATGATGTTGTTCTGACGACTTATTCAATTGTCAGCATGGAGGTCCCTAAGCAGCCTCTAGTTGACaaagatgatgaagaaaaaggagcTTATGATGATCCTGCAGTATCAAGCAAGAAAAGGAAATGCCCTTCTAGTTCTAAAAGTAGCAAGAAGGGATTGGACTCTGCGATGCTTGACTCTGTTGCTCGTCCTCTTGCAAAAGTGGCTTGGTTTAGAGTTGTCCTGGATGAGGCCCAGAGTATCAAGAACCACAGAACTCAGGTTGCAAGGGCTTGTTGGGGTCTTAGGGCAAAGCGGAGATGGTGCTTATCAGGGACTCCCATCCAGAATGCAATTGATGATCTCTATAGCTACTTCAGATTTTTAAGATATGATCCTTATGCCGTGTACACATCATTCTGTTCCACAATTAAGATCCCAATCAGCAAAAGTCCATCGAAAGGATATAGAAAGCTACAAGCTGTCTTAAAAACAATCATGTTACGTCGCACAAAAG GCACACTTCTTGATGGGGAACCTATCATTTCCTTGCCACCTAAATCTGTAGAGTTGAAAAAAGTGGAATTTTCACAGGAGGAACGTGATTTCTATTCTAGACTAGAGGCTGATTCCCGAGCACAGTTTCAG GATCCTCCTGAAGATGCTGTTGTTTCAGTTTGTGGTCATGTTTTTTGTAACCAGTGCATTTGCGAACATCTTACTAGTGATGACAATCAGTGCCCTACTACAAACTGCAAAATTCGATTAAGCATGTCTTCAGTGTTCTCCAAAGTCACATTGAATAGTTCTTTTTCTGATCAGGCTTGTGATAATTTGCCTGGTTACTCTGGTTGTGAAGTGGATGAATCGGAGTTTTATTCTGAGAGTCAGCCATATAATTCTTCAAAAATTAGGGCTGCACTTGAGGTGTTGCAGTCTTTGTCTAGACCACAATGCTGTGCTCCCCAAAGCAATTCTGTGCATAGCATGCCGGAGGATACTACTGGTGGCCTCGGCAGCTCATCTTGTGACCAAATGAAATCCTCAAATGAATGTCCTGAGAACCAAAATGTGTTAGAGAGAAGCTCTGATGATTCAGTTGGTGGTGAGAAAGCTATAGTGTTTTCTCAGTGGACTAGGATGCTAGATTTACTTGAAGCATGTCTTAAGAATTCTTCAATCCAGTATAGAAGACTTGATGGAACAATGTCTGTCTCGGCAAGGGATAAAGCTGTTAAAGATTTTAACACTCTCCCTGAG GTTTCAGTCATGATTATGTCTTTGAAGGCTGCTAGTCTTGGTCTGAATATGGTTGCTGCCTGCCATGTTCTTATGCTTGATCTTTGGTGGAATCCTACAACTGAAGATCAGGCTATAGACAGAGCGCATCGTATTGGACAGACCCGTCCTGTCACAGTCTTACGGTTAACTGTTAGAGATACAGTTGAAGACCGTATTTTAGCTCTGCAG
- the LOC106775752 gene encoding helicase-like transcription factor CHR28 isoform X1 has protein sequence MMADEGFGYACFLDGDGNAADDDKFCIDLETVMSVLDEDTDPSESSPEDFSLKNISPGESGIHDNFLLQNGNSVLECEHENQGPSPQTFSSPNALAGGYMDHEGDDFYFTERTGVSNCEMPAYIGTRFPDPEVNSTNVVVCEDSLKRNMWKCGNDNPIKHVGYGADSEPASHGSIIENIDVKFDDYETYTQEITEPYGKQENDSCTSFERSFVDADRSSYVATSTDSSICQGSNVPNDFSNYYPSFNIYQGMDDRPAVANASDCLFNGAYSHVWENENVTRNTKVNKMELFTDTSGVVRSILGGGISFQDNQYTFEDSKYASCFPGNVLFEDSAPVQHSTCASYISSAGQSLNVKTDRDGLIIPYQNPAHSDDVEFNVGQEMKQQPGTFPAVGSQGNDLLKCEDCVTFTRTEKAKYYQDAIGGAANYFPGIMGDLNLKPFDKSLYNLQTSIASGKLYNCVMTEGEGKLIEHKSIDSQLSKGSTDKSNIEDESDVCIIEDISHPAPVSRSAEIGNSLNTLQSSRGVYTQSSMVGVMRPKARDEQYILRVALQDLSQPKSEVSPPDGLLAVPLLRHQRIALSWMVQKETSSLYCSGGILADDQGLGKTVSTIALILKERPALVNKCNIAKKSELETLNLDADDDQLPETGLVNNESNMVQDLSCINPNKKMNLSVHVKGRPSAGTLVVCPTSVLRQWDEELHSKVTGKANLSVLVYHGSNRTKDPYELAKHDVVLTTYSIVSMEVPKQPLVDKDDEEKGAYDDPAVSSKKRKCPSSSKSSKKGLDSAMLDSVARPLAKVAWFRVVLDEAQSIKNHRTQVARACWGLRAKRRWCLSGTPIQNAIDDLYSYFRFLRYDPYAVYTSFCSTIKIPISKSPSKGYRKLQAVLKTIMLRRTKGTLLDGEPIISLPPKSVELKKVEFSQEERDFYSRLEADSRAQFQEYADAGTVKQNYVNILLMLLRLRQACDHPLLVKRYNSNSLWKSSVEMAKKLTQEKRLSLLNCLEACLALCGICNDPPEDAVVSVCGHVFCNQCICEHLTSDDNQCPTTNCKIRLSMSSVFSKVTLNSSFSDQACDNLPGYSGCEVDESEFYSESQPYNSSKIRAALEVLQSLSRPQCCAPQSNSVHSMPEDTTGGLGSSSCDQMKSSNECPENQNVLERSSDDSVGGEKAIVFSQWTRMLDLLEACLKNSSIQYRRLDGTMSVSARDKAVKDFNTLPEVSVMIMSLKAASLGLNMVAACHVLMLDLWWNPTTEDQAIDRAHRIGQTRPVTVLRLTVRDTVEDRILALQHKKRKMVASAFGEDGTGGRQSRLTVDDLKYLFMM, from the exons ATGATGGCGGATGAGGGATTCGGCTACGCGTGCTTCTTGGACGGTGACGGTAACGCCGCCGATGACGACAAGTTTTGCATCGATCTGGAAACCGTTATGAGCGTTCTCGACGAGGACACCGATCCCTCCGAG AGTAGTCCCGAGgatttttcattgaaaaatatatcacCTGGTGAATCTGGCATCCATGATAATTTTCTACTTCAAAATG GGAATTCTGTGCTTGAATGTGAACATGAAAACCAGGGACCTTCACCACAGACTTTCTCTTCCCCAAATGCTCTTGCTGGCGGTTACATGGACCATGAAGGTGATGATTTTTACTTCACAGAAAGGACAGGAGTTTCCAATTGTGAGATGCCCGCTTACATAGGCACAAGGTTCCCTGATCCTGAGGTGAATTCAACCAATGTAGTTGTATGTGAAGATAGTTTGAAACGGAATATGTGGAAGTGTGGAAATGATAACCCAATCAAGCATGTAGGATATGGTGCAGACTCTGAAC CTGCTTCACATGGCTCTATCATTGAGAATATTGATGTAAAATTTGATGATTATGAAACCTATACGCAAGAGATCACTGAACCTTATGGTAAACAGGAAAATGACTCATGTACATCGTTTGAAAGATCGTTTGTTGATGCCGATAGATCGTCTTATGTTGCAACTTCAACTGATTCCTCTATTTGTCAAGGTTCCAATGTTCCCAATGATTTTAGTAACTATTAtccttcttttaatatttaccAAGGTATGGATGATAGACCTGCTGTTGCCAACGCTTCTGATTGTTTGTTTAATGGTGCTTATTCTCACGTgtgggaaaatgaaaatgtgacGCGGAACACGAAGGTTAATAAGATGGAGTTATTTACTGATACAAGTGGTGTAGTGCGCTCCATTCTCGGTGGGGGGATATCTTTTCAAGATAATCAATATACGTTCGAAGATAGTAAATATGCATCGTGTTTTCCTGGTAATGTTCTCTTTGAAGACAGTGCACCAGTACAACACTCAACTTGTGCTTCATATATTTCAAGTGCAGGTCAATCACTTAATGTCAAAACTGATAGAGATGGACTGATTATACCTTACCAAAATCCTGCTCACAGTGATGATGTTGAGTTCAATGTAGGTCAAGAGATGAAACAACAACCTGGAACTTTTCCTGCTGTTGGATCTCAGGGTAATGATTTGTTGAAGTGTGAGGATTGTGTTACATTCACAAGGACCGAGAAAGCCAAATATTATCAAGACGCTATTGGTGGAGCTGCCAATTACTTTCCAGGAATTATGggagatttaaatttaaaaccatTTGACAAATCTTTGTATAATCTCCAGACGTCAATTGCCAGTGGGAAGCTGTATAATTGTGTTATGACTGAAGGAGAGGGAAAATTAATTGAACATAAAAGTATTGATTCTCAGCTTTCAAAAGGAAGTACCGACAAATCCAATATTGAGGATGAATCTGATGTTTGCATTATTGAAGACATCAGTCACCCTGCACCTGTAAGTCGATCAGCAGAGATTGGGAATTCCCTCAACACATTACAATCTTCTAGAGGTGTTTATACTCAGTCTTCTATGGTGGGAGTTATGAGACCTAAGGCACGTGATGAGCAGTACATATTACGAGTTGCATTGCAG GATCTTTCCCAACCAAAATCAGAGGTTAGTCCACCAGATGGACTGCTGGCAGTTCCTCTTTTACGACATCAG AGAATTGCTTTATCATGGATGGTTCAGAAGGAAACTTCAAGTTTGTACTGTTCTGGAGGAATTCTTGCAGATGATCAG GGTCTTGGAAAAACAGTGTCGACCATTGCTTTAATATTAAAGGAAAGACCTGCATTGGTGAATAAATGCAACATTGCAAAGAAAAGTGAATTAGAAACTTTGAACCTGGATGCAGATGATGATCAGCTTCCTGAGACTGGCCTAGTGAATAATGAATCTAATATGGTTCAGGATCTGTCTTGTATAAAtccaaacaaaaaaatgaatttgtcaGTGCATGTAAAAGGAAGGCCGTCTGCTGGAACCCTCGTTGTTTGTCCAACTAGTGTCTTGCGGCAATGGGATGAAGAGTTGCACAGTAAGGTAACTGGCAAAGCAAATCTTTCTGTCCTAGTGTACCATGGTAGCAATCGAACAAAAGATCCTTATGAGCTTGCCAAGCATGATGTTGTTCTGACGACTTATTCAATTGTCAGCATGGAGGTCCCTAAGCAGCCTCTAGTTGACaaagatgatgaagaaaaaggagcTTATGATGATCCTGCAGTATCAAGCAAGAAAAGGAAATGCCCTTCTAGTTCTAAAAGTAGCAAGAAGGGATTGGACTCTGCGATGCTTGACTCTGTTGCTCGTCCTCTTGCAAAAGTGGCTTGGTTTAGAGTTGTCCTGGATGAGGCCCAGAGTATCAAGAACCACAGAACTCAGGTTGCAAGGGCTTGTTGGGGTCTTAGGGCAAAGCGGAGATGGTGCTTATCAGGGACTCCCATCCAGAATGCAATTGATGATCTCTATAGCTACTTCAGATTTTTAAGATATGATCCTTATGCCGTGTACACATCATTCTGTTCCACAATTAAGATCCCAATCAGCAAAAGTCCATCGAAAGGATATAGAAAGCTACAAGCTGTCTTAAAAACAATCATGTTACGTCGCACAAAAG GCACACTTCTTGATGGGGAACCTATCATTTCCTTGCCACCTAAATCTGTAGAGTTGAAAAAAGTGGAATTTTCACAGGAGGAACGTGATTTCTATTCTAGACTAGAGGCTGATTCCCGAGCACAGTTTCAG GAATATGCTGATGCTGGAACTGTGAAGCAAAATTATGTTAACATTTTATTGATGCTTTTGCGCCTTAGACAAGCATGCGATCATCCCCTGCTTGTCAAGCGTTACAATTCTAACTCTCTCTGGAAATCCTCAGTTGAGATGGCTAAGAAGCTTACTCAGGAAAAGCGATTATCTCTTTTAAATTGTTTGGAAGCTTGTTTGGCCCTCTGCGGTATCTGTAAT GATCCTCCTGAAGATGCTGTTGTTTCAGTTTGTGGTCATGTTTTTTGTAACCAGTGCATTTGCGAACATCTTACTAGTGATGACAATCAGTGCCCTACTACAAACTGCAAAATTCGATTAAGCATGTCTTCAGTGTTCTCCAAAGTCACATTGAATAGTTCTTTTTCTGATCAGGCTTGTGATAATTTGCCTGGTTACTCTGGTTGTGAAGTGGATGAATCGGAGTTTTATTCTGAGAGTCAGCCATATAATTCTTCAAAAATTAGGGCTGCACTTGAGGTGTTGCAGTCTTTGTCTAGACCACAATGCTGTGCTCCCCAAAGCAATTCTGTGCATAGCATGCCGGAGGATACTACTGGTGGCCTCGGCAGCTCATCTTGTGACCAAATGAAATCCTCAAATGAATGTCCTGAGAACCAAAATGTGTTAGAGAGAAGCTCTGATGATTCAGTTGGTGGTGAGAAAGCTATAGTGTTTTCTCAGTGGACTAGGATGCTAGATTTACTTGAAGCATGTCTTAAGAATTCTTCAATCCAGTATAGAAGACTTGATGGAACAATGTCTGTCTCGGCAAGGGATAAAGCTGTTAAAGATTTTAACACTCTCCCTGAG GTTTCAGTCATGATTATGTCTTTGAAGGCTGCTAGTCTTGGTCTGAATATGGTTGCTGCCTGCCATGTTCTTATGCTTGATCTTTGGTGGAATCCTACAACTGAAGATCAGGCTATAGACAGAGCGCATCGTATTGGACAGACCCGTCCTGTCACAGTCTTACGGTTAACTGTTAGAGATACAGTTGAAGACCGTATTTTAGCTCTGCAG